CCGGCTCGCGTTCGGCCAGGGCGATGACCTCATCCGCCGTCTCTTGCACGCCCCGTCCGTCCGTGGCGATGTGAAACGGGATTTCGGCATAGGCCGCCGCCCGGCGTTCCAGCAGATCCATGGCGCGGGCGCGGGCGTCGGGGCCGGCCAGCAGCGGCCGGCGCGCCCCAGCCTCCTCGCCCCCCACCCTGGCCAGGATGTCATCCACCCCTGCGGTCAGGCAGACGACCAAACCGGTGCGGGCCATGCGCTCGCGATTGCCCACATCCACCAAGGCCCCGCCGCCGGTAGCGATGACGAGACCCCTCTGCCCCGCCAGTTCCCTGACCAGGCCGGCTTCCATTTCCCGAAACGCTGCCTCGCCCTGCTGGCTGAAGATCTCGGGGATGCTCAGCCCGGCGCGGGCGGCGATGACGGCGTCCATATCGACGAACTTCCGCCCCAGCCGCGCCGCCACCTCCCTGCCCACGGCCGTCTTACCCACGCCCATGAAGCCGGTGAGGACGATGTTAGCCGGATCACTCATAGCCAAAGCGCCACTCCTCGCCATCCATCGGCAGGTCGGCCAGATACCCCCGGCGCAGAGCGGCAAAACGGGGGCGCTGCTCGGCCAACGAATCGCCGCCGAGTTTCTCCAGCAGGGCATCGGCGAGGACGAAGGCCGCCATGGCCTCGGCCACCACCACGGCGCGGGGCACGGCGTTGAAGTCCGAGCGTTCGTAGGTGGTGGCTTCCGCCTGGCCGCTGGCCAGATTGACCGAGCGCAGCGGGTTGAGGGTGGTGCTGATCGGTTTCATGGCGGCGCGGATCAGCAGCGGCTCGCCGGTGGTGATGCCGCCCTCCAGCCCGCCGGCCCGATTCGTCTGCCGGTAGAGGCGGCCATCCTCGCTCACGAAAATTTCGTCGTGGACTTCGGTGCCAAAACGGGCGGCATTGGCAAAGGCGGCACCGATCTCCACGCCCTTGATGGCGTGGATCGACCCCACCGCCGCCAGCAAACGCCCGCCCAGCCGTCTGTCCCACTGCACATGGCTGCCCAAACCGGGCGGCAGGCCCAGGGCGACGACCTCAAAAGTCCCCCCCAAAGTGTCTTTGGCCTGCATACACTCCCATACCAGTTGCCGCATCCGCTCGATCGCGGTCAGATCGGGGCAGCGCAGATCGTTGCTCTCGGCCAGCTCGAAGCGGCGCTCGTAGGGCAGGTCGGGCGGGATGGCGGCCGTTTCCGTGCCGATGCTGAGCACATAGCCCTGCACCCGCACCCCGAACTCGGCCAAATACTGCTTACAGACCGCACCCACGGCCACCCGCGCCGCGGTTTCGCGGGCGCTGGCCCGTTCCAACGCCAGCCGCAAGTCGCGATAGCCGTACTTGATCGCGCCGGTCAGGTCGGCGTGGCCCGGACGGGGCGTGGTCATCGGCTTGATGTCCTTCGTCGCCCAGGCTTTGTGGTCGCGGTTGGCGATACTGAAGGCGATGGGGCCGCCGGTGGTGCGGCCGTTCATCACCCCGGCCGTGATCCGCGCCCGGTCCTGTTCGATCTTCATGCGCCCGCCGGCCCCGTAGGCCTGCTGGCGCCGCGCCAATTCGCCGGCGATGGCGTTGGGGTCGATGCTCAGGCCGGCGGGCATCCCTTCCAGGATGGCGCTCAGTTCGGGGCCGTGCGATTCGCCGGCGGTGAGGAAGTGAAGCATAGATTGCGGGTTCCGGGTTCCGTGGTGCGTGTTGCGTGGTGCGTGGTGCGTGGTGCGGGTTACGGGTTCCGTGTTCCAGGACTGCATCCAATTGCACAGCAACTTGTTGCTTTCTACTCACTACTTACTGATAACTACACTCCAATGATCGATTACTGACCACTGACCACTGACCACTGACTACTGACTACTGACTACTGACTACTGACCACTGACTACTGACTACTGACCACTGATTACTGACCACTGACCACTGACCACTGACTACTGACCACTGATTACTAAACGCATGGCTTCCAACGGCGCGGGGCGGCCCGTCCACTGTTCCCAGGCCAGGGCGCCCTGGTGGAGGAGCATGCCCAGGCCATTGGCAGCGACCAGGCCCTGGTTGCGCGCCTGCTGCATCAGCCGGGTCAGGGGCGGATTATACACCAGGTCGTAGACGATCTGGCCGGGGCGGAAGGGTAGAACGTCGGGCCAGGGCGAGGCGTCTTCGTGCGGGGTCATGCCGGCGGGGGTGCAGTTGACGATCAGCCGGGCCTCTGGCGGCGAGGAGGGCGAGGCCGGGGAGAGGGCAAGGCCGGGGTACAGAGGCCGGAGGTCCTCCACCAGGCTTTGGGCTTGCTCCGGCCGGCGGGCGACGACGTACACCGGGATGCTCTCGGAAGCCAGAGCGTAAGCGATGGCCCGCGCCGATCCCCCTGCCCCCATGACCAGCGCCCCGCCCACTCTCAGTTCCTCGGCCCGGATGCCAAGCTCGGCCAGGTCGGCCAGGAAGCCGGGTGCGTCGGTGTTGTCGCCGTACAAGCTGCCATCCTCGCGCACAGTGATGGTATTGACGGCGCCGATGCCGCTTGCCGCCGGGCTGAGTTCATCCAGGAAGGGGAGGACAGCCTGCTTGT
The window above is part of the Caldilineales bacterium genome. Proteins encoded here:
- the aroC gene encoding chorismate synthase; the protein is MLHFLTAGESHGPELSAILEGMPAGLSIDPNAIAGELARRQQAYGAGGRMKIEQDRARITAGVMNGRTTGGPIAFSIANRDHKAWATKDIKPMTTPRPGHADLTGAIKYGYRDLRLALERASARETAARVAVGAVCKQYLAEFGVRVQGYVLSIGTETAAIPPDLPYERRFELAESNDLRCPDLTAIERMRQLVWECMQAKDTLGGTFEVVALGLPPGLGSHVQWDRRLGGRLLAAVGSIHAIKGVEIGAAFANAARFGTEVHDEIFVSEDGRLYRQTNRAGGLEGGITTGEPLLIRAAMKPISTTLNPLRSVNLASGQAEATTYERSDFNAVPRAVVVAEAMAAFVLADALLEKLGGDSLAEQRPRFAALRRGYLADLPMDGEEWRFGYE
- the aroE gene encoding shikimate dehydrogenase, which produces MLLTGLIGWPVGHSRSPAMHNAAFAAAGIEGVYLRLPVPPDRVGEAVRGLRALGFRGANVTIPHKQAVLPFLDELSPAASGIGAVNTITVREDGSLYGDNTDAPGFLADLAELGIRAEELRVGGALVMGAGGSARAIAYALASESIPVYVVARRPEQAQSLVEDLRPLYPGLALSPASPSSPPEARLIVNCTPAGMTPHEDASPWPDVLPFRPGQIVYDLVYNPPLTRLMQQARNQGLVAANGLGMLLHQGALAWEQWTGRPAPLEAMRLVISGQ